In Persicimonas caeni, a single window of DNA contains:
- a CDS encoding DUF2059 domain-containing protein, with protein sequence MVVTLMVLALSLAGVACDSSKSESGGEATAESSPAVEEEASAEGEKAQEEEASADEEGEKADSEAESAEAAEAAESGESGGKGESAKRKDIRKLLEITGSAELGLQVVDQMIAQFKMSAPNVPSEFWDEFRKDINKDGLVEIIVPIYDKHLTHDEIKALIKFFESPAGKSYVKKLPIITRESQMAGQKWGREIAQKVQKRLQEKGYK encoded by the coding sequence GTGGTTGTCACGTTAATGGTTTTGGCGCTGAGCCTGGCAGGTGTGGCGTGCGATTCGTCGAAGAGCGAATCGGGCGGTGAGGCGACGGCCGAGTCGAGTCCCGCGGTCGAAGAGGAGGCGTCGGCTGAAGGGGAAAAAGCACAAGAGGAAGAAGCTTCGGCCGACGAAGAGGGCGAGAAGGCTGACTCGGAGGCAGAATCTGCTGAAGCGGCCGAGGCCGCAGAGTCGGGCGAGTCGGGCGGCAAAGGTGAGTCGGCCAAACGCAAGGACATTCGCAAGCTCCTCGAAATCACCGGCTCGGCCGAGCTCGGCCTGCAGGTCGTCGACCAAATGATCGCCCAGTTCAAGATGTCGGCGCCGAACGTGCCTTCGGAGTTCTGGGACGAGTTCCGAAAGGACATCAACAAAGACGGCCTCGTCGAGATCATCGTGCCGATCTACGACAAGCACCTGACCCACGACGAAATCAAGGCCCTCATCAAGTTCTTCGAGTCGCCCGCGGGCAAGAGCTACGTCAAAAAGCTCCCCATCATCACGCGCGAGTCGCAGATGGCCGGCCAGAAGTGGGGCCGCGAGATCGCCCAAAAGGTCCAGAAGCGCCTGCAGGAAAAGGGCTACAAGTAA
- a CDS encoding cold-shock protein: MSNKIQGRVKWFNEDKGYGFIERDDGGEDVFLHYSALNQSGFKTIAEDAAVEFEVEQGPKGPKAANVIQL; this comes from the coding sequence ATGTCGAACAAGATTCAAGGTCGAGTGAAGTGGTTCAACGAGGACAAAGGTTACGGCTTCATCGAGCGTGACGACGGCGGTGAAGACGTCTTTCTTCACTACAGCGCCCTGAACCAGAGCGGATTCAAAACGATCGCCGAAGATGCGGCAGTCGAGTTCGAAGTCGAGCAAGGCCCCAAAGGCCCGAAAGCCGCCAACGTGATTCAGCTATGA
- a CDS encoding trimeric intracellular cation channel family protein — protein sequence MDWLITLFDYFGIVIFAISGALVGGRRRMDPVGFALVGTVTGVGGGTLRDLVLGVRPVFWVEDPSYIIVCVVASVATYFATSHISSLRRALVWADAVGLATFAVLGTQAALAQQVSPVIAVAMGVMTATFGGIVRDVLCDDVPLILRREIYATAALVGAVVYVGLDWTGLDQTLVMAAGFAAALSVRAFGIVFGVHGSDAGTGAGTGELAAAE from the coding sequence GTGGACTGGCTGATTACCCTGTTCGACTATTTCGGCATCGTCATCTTCGCCATCAGTGGTGCCCTGGTCGGTGGCCGCAGGCGCATGGACCCGGTGGGCTTCGCCCTGGTGGGCACGGTCACCGGCGTGGGCGGCGGCACGCTGCGCGACCTTGTGCTGGGCGTGCGCCCGGTATTCTGGGTCGAGGACCCCAGCTATATCATCGTGTGCGTGGTCGCCTCGGTGGCGACCTATTTTGCGACCAGTCACATCTCCTCGTTGCGCCGCGCGCTGGTGTGGGCCGACGCCGTCGGCCTGGCCACCTTCGCCGTGCTCGGCACCCAGGCCGCCCTCGCCCAGCAGGTCTCACCGGTCATCGCCGTGGCGATGGGCGTGATGACCGCCACCTTCGGCGGCATCGTGCGCGACGTGCTGTGCGACGACGTCCCGCTGATCCTGCGCCGCGAGATCTACGCCACCGCCGCCCTGGTGGGCGCGGTGGTCTACGTCGGCCTCGACTGGACGGGCCTCGACCAGACGCTCGTCATGGCCGCCGGCTTCGCCGCCGCGCTGTCGGTGCGCGCGTTCGGCATCGTCTTCGGCGTGCACGGAAGCGACGCGGGCACCGGCGCCGGTACCGGTGAACTGGCAGCCGCCGAATAG
- a CDS encoding SLOG cluster 4 domain-containing protein, with protein sequence MTRKPTVSIIGDGTLPVDSPKAKLAEDLGRALVDAGYRIVCGGKGGIMEAAGRGARSSAAYEAGDMVGILPTTDAAVANEFVDVVIPTPLGHMRNALVAQSDAVIAIGGGAGTLCEIAFAWIYDRRIIAFRTDGWSGEMADRKVDRRERFPGEEDRVFGVDSVDEAMALLQEWF encoded by the coding sequence ATGACCCGTAAACCGACAGTCTCCATCATCGGCGACGGCACGTTGCCCGTCGACTCTCCGAAGGCAAAGCTCGCCGAAGACCTGGGCCGCGCGCTCGTCGACGCCGGCTATCGCATCGTGTGCGGCGGCAAGGGCGGCATCATGGAGGCCGCCGGGCGCGGCGCGCGCAGTAGCGCGGCGTACGAGGCGGGCGACATGGTCGGCATCTTGCCGACGACCGACGCCGCGGTGGCCAACGAGTTTGTCGACGTGGTCATCCCCACGCCGCTCGGGCATATGCGCAACGCGCTCGTCGCCCAATCGGACGCGGTCATCGCCATCGGCGGCGGGGCGGGCACGCTGTGTGAGATCGCGTTTGCCTGGATCTACGACCGGCGCATCATCGCCTTTCGCACCGACGGGTGGAGCGGTGAGATGGCCGACCGCAAGGTCGACCGGCGCGAGCGGTTTCCCGGCGAGGAAGACCGAGTCTTTGGCGTCGACTCGGTCGACGAGGCGATGGCGTTGTTGCAGGAGTGGTTCTAG
- a CDS encoding protein N-terminal glutamine amidohydrolase, whose translation MTTPTSNPRYQPFYCEENIYQLCADGGFADGDASVVFISNAGRTCALWAQRAAREQGAPVVWDYHVVLVDASGPQAMVWDLDTLVGAPVPFAVWWQATFPFGATVPEPFQPQFRVVPAGVFLQTFSSDRSHMRDAQGHWQAPPPEWAPIFRPDEGMNLDRFIDMDSDFVGEVLDAAAMRRRFGSQE comes from the coding sequence ATGACGACGCCGACCTCCAACCCGCGCTACCAACCGTTTTACTGCGAGGAGAATATCTATCAGCTGTGCGCCGACGGCGGCTTCGCCGACGGGGACGCCTCGGTGGTGTTCATCTCGAACGCCGGCCGGACGTGCGCGTTGTGGGCGCAGCGGGCCGCGAGAGAGCAGGGCGCGCCGGTGGTCTGGGACTATCACGTGGTGCTGGTCGACGCCTCCGGCCCGCAGGCGATGGTGTGGGACCTCGACACGCTCGTCGGCGCGCCGGTGCCGTTCGCCGTCTGGTGGCAGGCGACCTTTCCGTTCGGCGCGACCGTGCCCGAGCCGTTCCAGCCGCAGTTTCGGGTAGTGCCCGCGGGGGTCTTTCTGCAGACGTTCTCGTCGGACCGCTCACATATGCGCGACGCTCAGGGCCACTGGCAGGCGCCGCCGCCCGAGTGGGCGCCCATCTTTCGGCCCGACGAGGGGATGAACCTCGACCGGTTCATCGACATGGACTCCGACTTTGTCGGCGAGGTGCTCGACGCGGCGGCGATGCGGCGTCGGTTTGGGAGCCAAGAGTGA
- a CDS encoding IS630 family transposase, with amino-acid sequence MLYYADEFNISWLPTLRAMWSPVGQQVMIPTPGITTRRYGLGAVNWQTGDCIVLVRRRKRRIEACELLEALLTKHPDKTVYVVWDNAAMHSKKEIDHVVDQSNGRLKLLYLPTYSPWLNPIEMLWRHWRREVTHCELFETIDALVDATNDFFDRCNRLRHKVLSIIGSKHQDFCVCT; translated from the coding sequence GTGCTCTACTACGCAGACGAATTCAACATCAGCTGGCTGCCCACGCTTCGAGCCATGTGGTCGCCCGTCGGCCAACAGGTCATGATTCCGACGCCTGGCATCACCACCCGACGCTACGGACTCGGCGCGGTCAACTGGCAGACCGGCGACTGCATCGTTCTGGTGCGAAGGCGCAAACGACGCATCGAGGCATGTGAGCTGCTCGAAGCCTTACTTACCAAGCACCCCGACAAGACCGTTTACGTCGTCTGGGACAACGCTGCGATGCACTCAAAAAAGGAAATCGATCACGTCGTCGACCAGAGCAATGGTAGACTCAAGCTGCTGTATCTGCCGACCTACTCACCATGGCTCAATCCGATCGAGATGCTGTGGAGGCACTGGCGCCGGGAAGTGACTCACTGCGAACTGTTTGAAACCATCGACGCGCTTGTCGATGCCACCAATGACTTTTTCGATCGCTGTAATCGACTGCGCCATAAGGTGCTATCGATCATTGGCTCAAAGCACCAAGACTTCTGTGTTTGCACTTAA
- a CDS encoding helix-turn-helix domain-containing protein, whose protein sequence is MGRPAKHIQLAKEQINELHEFYHHAKVARERTRAQIVLLAGEQGLSAPEIARLVNMSQQTVGRWIARYLDEGIDGFADRPRTGAPSKVTEEFVERLIEVVRHRPRALDQSVSTWTLEHLAEFMAEEFDIEVSGETIRRHLADNGIVLRRPQHKITSPDPLYRVKKRRLKPPEKT, encoded by the coding sequence ATGGGACGTCCTGCCAAACATATCCAGCTCGCAAAAGAGCAAATCAACGAGTTGCACGAGTTCTATCACCACGCCAAGGTCGCCAGGGAGCGAACGCGAGCCCAAATAGTGTTGCTCGCTGGCGAGCAAGGCCTGTCTGCCCCTGAAATTGCACGCCTCGTGAACATGAGCCAGCAGACCGTGGGTAGATGGATTGCTCGATATCTCGATGAAGGCATTGATGGGTTTGCAGATCGGCCTCGAACCGGTGCTCCATCGAAAGTAACTGAGGAGTTTGTCGAGCGGCTCATCGAGGTGGTGCGCCACCGCCCGCGTGCCCTGGACCAGTCTGTTTCGACCTGGACGCTCGAGCATCTTGCCGAGTTCATGGCCGAAGAGTTCGATATCGAGGTCAGTGGCGAGACCATTCGCCGGCATCTCGCCGACAATGGAATCGTTTTGCGCCGTCCACAGCACAAGATCACAAGCCCCGATCCGTTGTACCGCGTAAAAAAGCGCAGATTGAAGCCACCCGAGAAAACTTAG
- a CDS encoding DUF427 domain-containing protein, whose amino-acid sequence MSPLPTEESGRPAESVWDYPRPPRLEQSRRRITVEFGGEVIAETDRALRILETSHPPTYYIPPEDVRMEFLERSKRSTFCEWKGHAAYYHVDVDGEHAENAAWTYPSPAPAFDDLTDYVAFYPGKMDRCTVDGEEVAAQEGGFYGGWITSDIEGPFKGG is encoded by the coding sequence ATGTCGCCATTGCCAACCGAAGAATCCGGTCGTCCCGCCGAATCCGTCTGGGATTACCCGCGCCCGCCACGCCTCGAGCAGAGTCGGCGCCGCATCACCGTCGAGTTTGGCGGCGAGGTCATCGCCGAGACCGACCGCGCCCTGCGGATCCTCGAGACGAGCCATCCGCCCACCTACTACATTCCGCCCGAAGACGTGCGCATGGAGTTCTTGGAGCGCTCCAAACGCTCCACATTTTGCGAGTGGAAAGGCCACGCCGCCTACTACCACGTCGACGTCGACGGCGAGCACGCCGAGAACGCCGCCTGGACCTACCCCTCGCCGGCCCCCGCCTTCGACGACCTGACCGACTACGTGGCGTTTTATCCGGGCAAGATGGACCGCTGCACCGTCGACGGCGAGGAGGTCGCCGCGCAGGAAGGTGGGTTTTACGGCGGGTGGATCACATCGGATATTGAGGGGCCGTTTAAGGGGGGGTGA
- a CDS encoding SDR family NAD(P)-dependent oxidoreductase, producing MARLDEKIAIITGAAGGIGAATAEKFLQEGAKVMLVDLDQDKLDETAASLDAGDRVATFAADVSDPEQVAGYVDACVEQFGGVDVLFANAGTEGKFAPLTQVDFEAFDRVQKVNVYGCWLGIKHAAPKIAERGGGSIIITSSVAGIVGSAGLGPYVTSKHAVVGLMKTAAQELAGVNIRVNTINPGPIANRMMESIEQQASPEAPEAVHEGFEQQVPMKRYGRNEEVANMALFLASDESTYSTGSQFVVDGGFTSM from the coding sequence ATGGCACGACTCGACGAAAAGATTGCGATCATCACCGGCGCCGCCGGCGGCATTGGCGCGGCGACGGCCGAGAAGTTTTTGCAGGAAGGAGCTAAAGTGATGCTGGTCGATCTCGACCAGGACAAACTCGACGAGACCGCCGCGTCCCTCGACGCCGGCGACCGTGTCGCGACGTTCGCGGCCGACGTGAGTGACCCCGAGCAGGTCGCCGGGTATGTCGACGCCTGCGTCGAGCAGTTCGGCGGGGTGGATGTGCTGTTCGCCAACGCGGGCACCGAGGGCAAATTCGCCCCGCTGACCCAGGTCGACTTCGAAGCCTTCGATCGCGTCCAGAAGGTCAACGTGTACGGGTGCTGGCTCGGCATCAAGCACGCCGCCCCCAAAATCGCCGAGCGCGGCGGCGGGAGCATCATCATCACCTCGTCGGTCGCCGGCATCGTCGGCTCGGCGGGCCTGGGCCCCTACGTGACCAGCAAGCACGCCGTGGTCGGCCTGATGAAGACCGCCGCCCAGGAGTTGGCCGGTGTGAATATCCGGGTCAACACCATCAACCCGGGCCCCATCGCCAACCGCATGATGGAGTCGATCGAGCAGCAGGCCTCCCCCGAGGCGCCCGAGGCCGTCCACGAGGGCTTCGAGCAGCAAGTGCCCATGAAGCGCTACGGCCGCAACGAAGAGGTCGCCAACATGGCGCTGTTCCTGGCCAGTGACGAGAGCACTTACTCCACGGGCTCGCAGTTCGTCGTCGACGGTGGCTTCACCTCGATGTAG
- a CDS encoding serine/threonine-protein kinase: protein MIQVGQQLVGGRFEVVRKIGEGGMGMVFEAIDRRGGARVALKTLHHLSGRKLYQFKQEFRALEHIQHPNLIHLRELHSEGELWFFTMDLVEGADFRRYVRGSRDSIDLLDTGQLLTTLDSDAAVFDTGSPINVESRWHGPADGSLDEARLRDVLAQLVRGLDALHKAGRVHRDVKPSNVLVTAEGRVVVLDFGLIAELDGLRFRPAEQGGFSGTVPYMSPEQALEKELGPASDLYAVGVMLYEVLCGELPFTGHLLQVIQAKHRGVFESAVEASSQTPELSRLCDRLLSPQPEARPSADEILGILLGADAPATSAAGPPRRSALFVGRESELGVLERAWQGVCEGTAANVMVVGEAGVGKSALVRRFVDLREASNDDLLLLYGRCYEREMVPYKGVDRVVDDLSHFLQRVDGVDDLLTDDVAALARLFPVLEQVHEVRALLESAHRIRNPRELRRRGFAALKGLLARVARQRRLMVVIDDLQWADADSLALLGELMSPPDAPPMLLLMTRRPSRTLDKYGFADHLLELRLENLSDDEVAEFASSLGVGEGSEIDKLVRETQGHPLFVHQLVQHGGRDEVSGEIALEKMLLERVHTVPGAVRGLIELVSLAGVPLEIDVLAHALGVGFADGLEAARHAQLEMLLRLENRAGQSLVEAYHDRIREAVAAHLDPGARPSLHKRLADALEATGQAAERPHLMVRHLDGAGESRRAADFAAQAAQRASQAMAFERAAELYRTALDIAEHAPADARRLRLALADALSNAGHGIEAAELYLDALDDVPPDRRLELRHRAAAEFITNGDVDRGLKLVDEVLQSVGVAPLGSTLTTMARIGLNRLRFSLFGLRRRRHEGPDAEPMLRRLEIFSTLARRLAPIDTLRGFDFQNRELRLALRYGDDRQLACALATEASYRSSASTTRAITEAEELLTRARRLAEGLDDPWVDHYLAVQWGIICFFADRFCAAVDVLEEAIGWFVEESAGDQYIVNSARLFLMFSFRHLGEVRRGTRYFEEITRDARRRNDRLVLTTLGASAPSYFLFVDDPGRARHELESAAWTPSADTVHLQHWFHFAARSKVAIYEGRAEAFLAAHEAEIRKFTRSPMLRGARSTLGSHLWEEGRLVAAAADEGRSQGPSVRRLRRLVRKLRREDSRMVQLWAGMLEACAHAVAGEARECIDTLEIHIEAASAIDMKLCEITMTSRLGELLCHTGVDEARGAELVEASRAWMEDQGIVRPARITQLYMPGFARVLHRAELVSL from the coding sequence GTGATCCAGGTCGGACAGCAGTTGGTCGGGGGGCGCTTCGAAGTCGTGCGCAAGATCGGCGAGGGCGGCATGGGGATGGTCTTCGAGGCCATCGACCGTCGCGGCGGCGCGCGCGTCGCCCTCAAGACGCTGCATCACCTCAGCGGGCGCAAGCTCTACCAGTTCAAGCAGGAGTTTCGGGCGCTCGAGCATATCCAGCACCCCAATCTGATCCACCTGCGCGAGCTACACAGCGAGGGGGAGTTGTGGTTCTTCACCATGGATCTCGTCGAGGGGGCGGACTTTCGACGTTATGTGCGCGGCAGCCGCGACAGCATCGACTTGTTGGACACCGGTCAACTCCTCACCACGCTCGACTCCGACGCGGCCGTCTTCGACACCGGCTCGCCGATCAACGTGGAGAGTCGCTGGCATGGGCCCGCCGACGGTTCCCTCGATGAAGCGCGGCTCCGCGACGTGCTCGCTCAACTCGTGCGCGGCCTCGACGCGCTCCACAAGGCTGGGCGGGTTCACCGCGACGTCAAGCCGTCGAACGTGCTCGTCACCGCCGAGGGGCGGGTGGTGGTGCTCGACTTCGGCTTGATCGCCGAGCTCGATGGGCTGCGCTTCCGACCCGCCGAGCAGGGTGGGTTCAGCGGCACCGTTCCGTACATGTCTCCGGAGCAGGCGCTCGAGAAGGAGCTGGGGCCGGCCTCCGATCTGTATGCCGTGGGCGTGATGCTCTACGAGGTGTTGTGCGGCGAGTTACCGTTCACCGGCCATCTGCTCCAGGTCATCCAGGCCAAGCATCGAGGAGTCTTCGAGTCCGCCGTGGAGGCGTCGTCGCAGACCCCGGAGTTGAGCCGTTTGTGCGACCGCCTGCTGTCGCCTCAACCCGAGGCGCGGCCGTCGGCTGACGAGATCTTGGGCATCCTTCTGGGCGCAGATGCGCCCGCGACAAGCGCCGCCGGACCGCCACGGCGCTCGGCGCTCTTCGTGGGGCGCGAGTCCGAGTTGGGCGTGCTCGAGCGGGCCTGGCAGGGTGTCTGCGAGGGGACTGCGGCCAATGTGATGGTCGTCGGCGAGGCCGGGGTGGGCAAGAGCGCGCTCGTCCGTCGCTTCGTCGACCTGCGCGAGGCATCCAACGACGACCTGTTGCTCCTGTACGGTCGCTGCTACGAGCGCGAGATGGTGCCCTACAAGGGCGTCGATCGCGTCGTCGACGATCTCAGCCACTTTTTGCAGCGCGTCGACGGGGTTGATGACTTGCTCACCGATGACGTGGCCGCCTTGGCGCGGCTCTTCCCGGTGCTCGAACAGGTCCACGAGGTGCGCGCGCTCCTCGAGTCGGCGCATCGCATTCGCAACCCGCGCGAGCTTCGCCGCCGCGGCTTTGCGGCGCTCAAGGGGCTGCTCGCACGCGTCGCCCGCCAGCGCCGGCTGATGGTCGTCATCGACGACTTGCAGTGGGCCGACGCCGACAGCTTGGCGCTGCTCGGCGAATTGATGTCGCCGCCCGACGCGCCGCCGATGTTGCTCTTGATGACGCGGCGTCCCAGCCGCACGCTCGACAAGTACGGCTTCGCCGACCACCTGCTCGAGCTTCGCCTCGAGAACTTGAGCGACGACGAGGTCGCCGAATTCGCCAGCTCGCTAGGCGTGGGCGAGGGCTCGGAGATCGACAAACTCGTGCGCGAGACCCAGGGCCACCCGCTCTTCGTCCACCAACTCGTCCAACACGGCGGCCGCGACGAAGTCAGCGGCGAGATCGCCCTCGAAAAAATGCTCCTCGAGCGCGTGCACACGGTCCCTGGTGCCGTGCGCGGGCTTATCGAGCTCGTCTCCCTGGCTGGTGTGCCGCTCGAAATCGACGTCTTGGCGCATGCGCTGGGCGTAGGCTTTGCCGACGGCCTCGAAGCTGCCCGTCACGCCCAGCTCGAGATGCTGCTGCGCCTCGAAAACCGCGCCGGCCAGTCGCTCGTCGAGGCCTATCACGACCGCATCCGCGAGGCGGTCGCCGCGCACCTCGACCCGGGCGCGCGCCCCTCGCTGCACAAAAGGTTGGCCGACGCCCTCGAGGCGACGGGGCAGGCCGCCGAGCGGCCCCACCTGATGGTGCGCCACCTGGACGGGGCCGGCGAGTCCCGCCGCGCCGCCGACTTTGCGGCCCAAGCCGCGCAGAGGGCCTCGCAGGCGATGGCCTTCGAGCGCGCCGCCGAGCTCTATCGCACCGCGCTCGACATCGCCGAGCACGCCCCCGCCGACGCGCGTCGCCTTCGCCTGGCGCTCGCCGACGCCCTGAGCAACGCCGGCCACGGCATCGAGGCCGCCGAGCTCTACCTCGACGCGCTCGACGACGTCCCGCCGGACCGTCGCCTCGAGCTTCGGCATCGGGCAGCCGCCGAGTTCATCACCAACGGTGACGTCGACCGGGGGCTGAAGCTCGTCGACGAGGTGCTCCAGAGCGTGGGCGTGGCTCCGCTGGGGAGCACGCTCACCACGATGGCGCGCATCGGGTTGAACCGCCTTCGTTTCTCGCTCTTCGGGCTGCGCCGCCGTCGCCACGAAGGACCCGACGCCGAGCCGATGCTGCGGCGCCTCGAGATCTTCTCGACGCTCGCCCGGCGCCTGGCACCGATCGATACGCTGCGCGGCTTCGACTTCCAGAACCGTGAGCTTCGCCTGGCGCTTCGCTACGGCGACGACCGTCAGTTGGCCTGCGCGCTGGCCACCGAGGCGAGTTATCGGTCGAGCGCATCGACTACGCGTGCAATCACGGAGGCCGAAGAGCTGTTGACTCGCGCGCGCCGCCTCGCTGAGGGGCTCGACGACCCCTGGGTCGACCACTATCTGGCAGTCCAGTGGGGCATCATCTGCTTCTTTGCCGATCGATTCTGCGCGGCCGTCGACGTGCTCGAGGAGGCGATTGGGTGGTTCGTCGAGGAGTCGGCGGGCGACCAGTATATCGTCAACTCGGCGCGGCTCTTCTTGATGTTCTCGTTTCGCCACCTGGGCGAGGTGCGCCGCGGCACACGCTACTTCGAGGAGATCACCCGAGACGCGCGCCGGCGCAACGACCGCCTCGTGCTGACGACGCTTGGCGCCTCGGCGCCGTCGTATTTTCTGTTCGTCGACGACCCGGGGCGTGCCCGCCACGAACTCGAGTCGGCGGCGTGGACGCCCTCAGCGGACACGGTGCACCTGCAGCACTGGTTCCACTTTGCCGCTCGTAGCAAGGTCGCCATCTACGAGGGGAGGGCAGAGGCGTTCTTGGCCGCCCACGAGGCAGAGATTCGCAAGTTTACCCGCAGCCCCATGCTGCGCGGCGCGCGCTCGACGCTCGGCTCGCACCTCTGGGAAGAGGGGCGGCTGGTCGCCGCGGCCGCCGACGAGGGACGCAGCCAGGGACCGTCTGTTCGCCGCCTGAGGCGGCTTGTGCGCAAGCTTCGCCGCGAGGACAGCCGGATGGTCCAACTGTGGGCCGGCATGCTCGAAGCTTGCGCCCACGCGGTGGCCGGCGAGGCGCGCGAGTGCATCGACACCCTCGAGATTCATATCGAGGCGGCCTCCGCGATTGACATGAAGCTGTGCGAGATCACCATGACCTCCCGGCTGGGCGAGCTGTTGTGTCACACCGGCGTCGACGAAGCGCGCGGCGCCGAGCTCGTCGAAGCGAGCCGGGCCTGGATGGAAGACCAGGGCATCGTCAGGCCGGCGCGGATCACCCAATTGTATATGCCGGGCTTCGCGCGCGTCCTGCACCGGGCAGAACTCGTATCGTTGTAG
- a CDS encoding RNA polymerase sigma factor, translating to MAIDTKDYYERYGPMVLRRCRALLRNEDDALDAMQETFVKVLENEERLSDDAPSSLLYRMATNVCLNRIRAASRRPEVAANELVYEIAQLGDAGGRTEARNFLHRIFRREKASTRQIAALYWLEDRTYQEVADEVGMSVSGVRKRLRQLRQSLERQGLELRG from the coding sequence ATGGCGATTGACACGAAAGACTATTACGAACGCTACGGTCCGATGGTCCTGCGTCGTTGCCGCGCGCTGTTGCGCAACGAGGACGATGCGCTCGATGCGATGCAAGAGACGTTCGTCAAGGTGCTCGAGAACGAAGAGCGCCTGTCGGACGACGCTCCGTCGAGCCTGTTGTACCGCATGGCGACGAACGTGTGTCTGAATCGCATCCGCGCGGCGTCGCGGCGCCCGGAGGTGGCCGCCAACGAGCTGGTCTACGAGATCGCTCAACTGGGCGACGCCGGCGGGCGCACCGAGGCGCGGAACTTCCTGCACCGGATCTTCCGGCGCGAGAAGGCATCGACGCGCCAAATCGCCGCGCTCTATTGGCTCGAAGACCGCACCTATCAAGAGGTCGCCGACGAGGTCGGCATGTCGGTCTCCGGGGTGCGAAAGCGCCTGCGGCAGTTGAGGCAATCGCTGGAGCGTCAGGGACTGGAGCTACGAGGGTAG